CATTGTATGATATGCGGTCAACTTTAACTAatctgttgaggatccatagtcTAGCCCAGAATTTTGAAACTaatcatttgtttgttgttttatgTGTGGCCACTGATGTCCTTACTCAAGTTTTCTTGtatcaaagaaaatattaaagcTAGTTACTCTAGTGTTTCTTTCTTATACCATTCCATCTTATTGCTTGCTCCAGAGTTATATGTATATCTTTGAACTGCAAGATAAATATTTTGAATGAGAAGGTTGGGCATCTAAATAGATccaattaccttttttttatttgttgactACTCTAACTAGATCCAATTGCTTGTTAAGCTTATAAATTGCTTTTTAATAAGATTCCAAAGTTCTAAGGATGGATTGTATGATTTGTGCTATACAATAGGGTGATAGAGATATTTGTCCATAGCATTTCTCTGAAGTTCCTTGTCATGAGGCTGAAATTGAGTTTCTTTGTATTACTATCTGTTGAAGGCATATTTTGAGCTCGAAGCTTTTGATAGGACCAGCATTACTAAAAGCACAACAGCATccctaaaaataagttaagataataaaaataataataataataataaaaagagattgaGAGACTTCCTCCTTCTCCTTTAACCTACCAGACCAAATAGGAACAGAGTTTCTTTCGTTGAAACTCTATTTCAATGGCCAAACAAATTCCTGATTGCCATATTAGGTTGGGAgacttataataattttttcctttgtaaATTCATAGAATTCTACacaatttattatgaaattactAGTAAGGATCCTTAGAATGACAAATAAAGATAATCCTTTTTTACAATTGATTATGTACAATTCAAATTAGAAAAACTTGTCAAACTGCATCCTTATTTCTTATAGTGTAAAATAGTTAGAGGAGTATCGatggtcatatatatatatatgaccatTGATACTCTTGGCACAATCATattgttagagcattcacatcagtcttaacacaattttagtcaaattattcggtctagaaaataaaattttcactttttttcttttaacaaacTCAAAGTCACATACACTTACATCAGATTTAATATTagtttctctattttatttaaatattagttTGATCTctaaacatattaatatttgtttttctcttaacCACCTTTCCTTTCATAGCAACACCACCATCTCCTTTGCAAAGCAccttcaacaacaaaaagacCCTTCTACTATCGCTTGACAACAATAGCGTCAAGAGCATCACTGATTTCCATCGTTTGCCAATCCAAAGGTTGCCAACATCAATTTATCTATACAAACATCAGTTAATCCAAGTGGCAAAGAGAAGTGAGTCaaaagatgaataaaaaatacaattatttgGCATGTTGATATACACTTATAtattattcataaataaaatttaagtataaATTGTGGAGACTGATGATAGgcgtttttaattttgtttagtttttatttatttatacaagattgaaattctactataacctaatttaagtgtatatatgtatgaaactcacttttggagacttgaacttcgacccttgccccccacacctcaCACCCTACAAGCATATATACTTGTGGAATAACCACTGCATCAAGGGTACGCGGTGGtaattttatttagtaaaatatttgtaaagtgctctaattatattaaaatttgttttatacTAGTAGTTACACCAATTTTCatcctattttttctttattttattttttgtaaaatactaaacatgctataaaatttttactaatatgataataaatgtgatttataaacttcaaatatcaaataaatgaatgtttagaTTGTTTTAATAAGTGATTTGTGACACCtcaaacagtaaaaaaaaattaagctttgTTTGAAAAcaaagggaaaggaaaaaaaaaaaaaattgtgctgACATGACAATTTTCCTTCTTTGGTTGGcattataagaaagaaaatgagaaagtaGAGGGATTAATTATCCACCAAGGCCCACTTTTCTCATCAACCCTAAATGGGTAGAAATGAGGAAAAAGGCAAGTAAAAATGTTGCAATTTTTGGAGGTCACCACAAATGacctttaaaatttcaatttttatttggagtattcaaggaaaaatatatatctaaattaaatgacctttaaatatattatattcttttctttttcactccCCTCAGTCTTTCCAAacatgtaaaaactaaaaaggaagcattttctttttcaaccaaacacactGAAAATAATAGTCTATTAACTTGGCTCCTCTTACTTTACCTTCTGGCAGCGGCAAACCTATACCAAAGATCCAAAAGTACCACCGATGTCTCGACCTACGGAAAAGCTAAGATTATTGACCGAGCGTGTTCTGGACGACGACATCGTATTCGACATACTGACTCGGCTACCAGTGAAATCCTTAATCCGATTCAGGTGCGTTTCTAAATCATGGTACTCTATAATCACAAACCCCATTTTCATTGCCACACACTTCAAGCTTAACGAAGCCAAATcattatccaataaaaatagtCACAATGGTTATCTGCTATATACACCTGTAACAGAGGGCTATTCTTTTCACGAAGAATTGCGTACACTTGTTTACAATAGGGACCGCACAGTGACTGAGATTTCCAGGTTTATAACCCCCTTTCCCATTTGTGATGCCTTCATGAATTGCTTCTGTAATGGCATCTTCTGCCTTGATAGGTGTAACGAAAACAATGGTGatcatatgatatatttgtggaACCCAAGCATTAGAAAGTTTAAGATGCTTGCTCCTGCTCTTTTGACTGACCCTTTTGATTGTGCCACCCTTGGACTTGCTTATCATTCTCAAATGAATGATTTCAAGATTCTTAGACTTGTGAGTTTCCCAGGGTCTCTTGGAGAGCCAGATCCACCGACTGAGGCTGAGGTTTACACATTGAGTACGGATTCGTGGAGAAAGGTAGTGTCAGCAGAGTTGTCCGACCCCAACATTGGATATCTTTATCAGAATTCaccatgtatattttttaacGGAGCACTGCACTTGAAACTAACTAACAAACACTGCCgtttcattttttcctttgacATTAATGATGAGAGATTCCATAAGATAATGCTGCCTCTGGATTTCTTAGATGTATACCAATCATATCTTACCGTGTTCAAGGGATCGCTGGCTTATATTATTATCTCTAACTATCTAGCTACTGGGGGCATCATGTGCCACTTATGGGTGATGAAGGAGTATGGCGTGGCAGAGTCTTGGACCAGAAAATGTGTACCAATCGATTGGTTTCATCATTTCCATGGCTGCACAGACTATGGTGAATTGCTAATTGAGAATTTCATGGGGCTGATATCAATTGACCCTGAGAATCTACTTCAGAACAGTCTTATAATGGAATCAAATATTAGATGGGCTGGTTACGCAGCCAATTCCATAGAGAGTTTGGTTCTACTTGATGGGGTAAATGTGTCATCTGAATATGAAGATTAGTCTGTTGAGGTTTCTAGCAAGGTGGCTATTTTTGTGAAGTTCAATGGCAAGTATTTTGGTATCAAATATGCAATTTGAATCCAAGCTCTTATtatgttgtttctttcttccctCTTATTTTTTATGACATGAACATCAGACGTACtaatttatttagaatttttttaaaggagattATGGCTATTATGCCAAATGATATTCGTGTCAATAACATTGTTCACATCCTCAAAGATGGCAATGTCATGGTGCTGCATACATGCTTAGCCAACATAATCTTATCGCATCTGATTGCCCTCATGAAAAATTTGATGAGCTTAATCTCTTTGCTTTCAGTCCCCACCAAAAAAATCGGGGCTTAATTTCTGCGTGCAGAAAGTTGATTTATTGGTGGTAAGCAATAAATAAGGCTCTCACGATATCATATAGAAGGCTTTATATTCTTTGCAGCCATAGTTGATTgatcttttgcttttttataaaatatgtttCAACTGCTTCAATTAGTTGGAGTATGCTGGAAATCAtggaattattgaaatatatgaTTTTGTATGATATAAGATGGCTGGGTTTAGTGAGATTGTTGATAAGTGGGCTAGTGATATAGAGAACTTGGTATGATTGAATACTCTTTACTTTTGTATACAGCAGAAGTCAAAGTCAAATTTTTGACTCAAATCTATGATTTTTCAATGCCATTAATCTTTTAGCTCTTTTTAAAAGCATTAAGTTATAAATCTGATTGTTTCTGGTCTGTGCAAGGATAATGTGCACACTTAAAATATTACAAGTGATTGAATCACTATTTTTCTGCCTCTGTTTCAATGGTTAAGTCATTGATAAATTGATGTACTCTCTTGAGTCTTGattgtaacatttttttcctagttgaattaTTTGGTAGTTAAGTTTGCTAATATGTTACTCCTGCCCTAGGGATTTAGACAGGCATTTCAACCTCAAGCTTAGGAATAATTTTGGTTACAGGTTTGACATAAATGatgtaaattataaaaaatgaccCTTTTGTGGTGAGTGTTTTATGTTGTCATTGGAAAGCTGCTGAAGAATTGTTAGCATATGAAGCTTCTGTTTAAAACAAAGatgttattatatttgttttgacATGGCAATGTCATGGACACGAATATATGCTTAGTAAACAtaatatttgtttcatttttgtgCTGGTGACAAAAATGTCATGAGCATTGCTTTAGCTTTTAGTccttaatcccaaattttactatttgaatgtttagtttttaatttgggaTTACGTTATTACTTCTTTACTCATATCCACAGAGGGAGGGAGAAATTATTTGGGAgagtaataaaaattgataaagaaataatattttattgaaatggagtgtaaaataaataatctaatgtaattgtttttcttgctagggtttaatcaaaaaaaaaaaaaattttggtcacAAGACACCCTCACTCACACTTTATTAAGTCCTAGAAAGGTTTAAAGAATCTGGTCAACTGAGTATAAGCACTCAATTTTAAattcctatattttttaaaaatttcaggccaaaataaaattcctaaatttttatttttatttttatttttttaagttaaaagaTAGAAAGCTAAGTATACAAAAAACTGATCTAGTGACAAACGAGCAGACGAAAAAGTGAACAGCTCACGAAAGAGCCTAGCAGGCTTAGCAGCTAAACACGATATAGACGTTGCTGTAAAAGATACACGCTTGACAAAAACGGACTCTGCTAtaagtctttattttttttgagctGCTGTGAAGTGCTGGTACTCTTCCAAAAAATACAGTAGCTCCATCACGGATGGCATTTGGTTGTAGCTGAATgttttcaaaatcaaacttgTTACGGGCATTCCAATAGAGAGTAGAGACCAAGCGATAACTGTCCAAACCTCAAGGTCTAGCTTCTTTAGCATACTCTGAAACGGTAAGAAGTCTTGTGCTGCATTGGAacatttttgtataaaaaagaCGGGGAAAATgggtttatttttaaaatatccagcATAATATTCCTATTTTCAAACTATTAAGCACCGTGTccatgttttgaaactcaatttttaaaaaatcgagATTCAATGTAActtaattttaatgtttttgagTTTTAGGTAAGTTTTTGCCATGCTGGATGAGCATCCGTGGCTTTTCCcaatttagggaaaaaaaaaatccaattggaactcgagttcctcaaaaaaaatttcaatgctAAACTCGATATTCTTAAGACTGAGTTTCAtgggaatttaaaaaaatattctatgaaatttttttgtcatgtctgtaactcaattttaaaagtatcaaattgtaagga
The DNA window shown above is from Quercus lobata isolate SW786 chromosome 7, ValleyOak3.0 Primary Assembly, whole genome shotgun sequence and carries:
- the LOC115953828 gene encoding F-box/kelch-repeat protein At3g06240-like; its protein translation is MSRPTEKLRLLTERVLDDDIVFDILTRLPVKSLIRFRCVSKSWYSIITNPIFIATHFKLNEAKSLSNKNSHNGYLLYTPVTEGYSFHEELRTLVYNRDRTVTEISRFITPFPICDAFMNCFCNGIFCLDRCNENNGDHMIYLWNPSIRKFKMLAPALLTDPFDCATLGLAYHSQMNDFKILRLVSFPGSLGEPDPPTEAEVYTLSTDSWRKVVSAELSDPNIGYLYQNSPCIFFNGALHLKLTNKHCRFIFSFDINDERFHKIMLPLDFLDVYQSYLTVFKGSLAYIIISNYLATGGIMCHLWVMKEYGVAESWTRKCVPIDWFHHFHGCTDYGELLIENFMGLISIDPENLLQNSLIMESNIRWAGYAANSIESLVLLDGVNVSSEYED